One stretch of Caloenas nicobarica isolate bCalNic1 chromosome 2, bCalNic1.hap1, whole genome shotgun sequence DNA includes these proteins:
- the LOC135986337 gene encoding zinc finger protein 777-like, which translates to MEPPQPPGWSFPAAPGRAPRPLGAGVSLWPVVAAVRALERSVGAHAARLLSLERRTVSAEEKYCECRKTVAEFGSQLESKLAVLGTLVQQYGQLQRRLENVENLLKNKNFWILQLPPGGEVPKVQAMFDSGAAYVSAPEWENLEEWQREPYKSVLRGKNESLISLDYAISKPDLLSRLQSGETPRGSDKVASREIPAEPSAAESLLFGLDVNGQDSREGPQCPTGQERLEGPAPEYGIPEPSFVGVVKQEEERCVEEHGATEDVEFTELSVVPAEEVMTFKIEQLDSEECPQSSEPPTTLRREPEELVFQGPGPYSSPVQQGHQNVSRLVPSAPGQEGLGENNAVTFYGQNCPSRRPHSCTTCGKGCCLREMLAAHQESHGAQCCSEHTGDEEGFLHQQHPWTHVEERTCMEERTCMAMERLRQSQNAKAHASIPPTDKVYINPRCMRSVNTNGSYKPSQSSHPRGRPYKCEKCQEWFYQKKTLVIHRRTHSGRSRGVLGCSYCGKTFSHPSNLVRHQRIHTGERPYQCNECPKRFTQKQHLLQHEKIHQRERSRVGTQGARKATLHSTIPDPSRLRRSPIPPGSEDPRSPPAQTLPNPPCSDALRSAPLKRSPIPPTQTIPDPSRLRRSPIPPGSDALRSAPLRRSPIPPTQTIPDPPDPDDPRSRRLRRSPIPPTQTIPDPSRLRRSPIPPAQTLPAPPRPGAGPSRRGAPQCAAQSGRQGALRGGRRPGRSAAMAGPRLGRAEAVAARLLRLEARLARAERQLRGALALRGRLRALERRLENGGGAPRVPARRGPAGAAREAARGPASAEDVWVQFSEREWRALRGWQRALHRAVLRRNYHMLLPHAPDVPGRAQARGGRGQQPCRSCGDGDGRGDLAESGTEDSIIHIKQEEELCAADEQEEEAGEAPEEPCPAEQVFYEPEEPGPPEKGEEVDTRELPGAGDEDLPRDPDPGFQTYTTDVLSWIKQEEEPRCPERRGSEKEETSTDSSTVHDENAKRDPPADCFESTACDLEVPGRPGEKFSKDAVPGVTWDTPCNSEIMETNTTGNGLGGDARSDRGFAEHFDFFSTQESSVGKRPCERNPSQQEHLQTPQGAQEEEKSLSERMFHLLHSQPYASSEKGVGQGAAPAPCEGLPERGLNPADGTSLRDHGGLTGEEQPSAEGEENFPAENPPGSPCWDPRPDKPGPWGRCRQHSGGSPANQQQGQGRGKSYICSDCGKSFVCHSWLVRHQMTHTGERPYKCSECDKSYRRKDYLLNHQRQHSGERLFQCPLCRKRFVRRRSFMKHQESHVQETHLTLGGWPCTELRGSVMHSI; encoded by the exons atggagcccccgcagccgccgggcTGGTccttccccgccgctcccggccgAGCCCCGCGGCCGCTCGGTGCCGGCGTCTCGCTGTGGCCCGTGGTGGCCGCCGTGCGGGCGCTGGAGCGCAGCGTGGGCGCCCACGCCGCGCGGCTGCTGAGCCTGGAGCGCCGGACGGTGAGCGCCGAGGAGAAGTACTGCGAGTGCAGGAAAACCGTGGCGGAATTCGGGAGCCAGCTGGAGAGCAAGCTGGCCGTGCTGGGCACCCTCGTCCAGCAGTACGGGCAGCTCCAGCGGCGCCTGGAGAACGTGGAGAACCTGCTGAAGAACAAGAATTTCTGGATCCTGCAGTTGCCCCCCGGGGGTGAGGTCCCGAAG GTCCAGGCGATGTTTGACAGCGGCGCCGCTTACGTTTCTGCTCCAGAGTGGGAGAATCTGGAGGAATGGCAGAGGGAGCCCTACAAAAGCGTGCTGAGAGGGAAGAATGAATCTCTCATCTCTCTGG ATTATGCAATCTCCAAACCTGACCTCCTGTCCCGGCTCCAGAGCGGAGAAACGCCCCGTGGCAGCGATAAGGTGGCCTCGAGAGAGATTCCAGCAGAACCAAGCGCAG CAGAGTCTCTGCTGTTCGGACTCGATGTGAACGGCCAGGACAGCAGGGAAGGACCGCAGTGCCCGACGGGACAGGAACGCCTGGAGGGACCCGCACCCG AGTATGGCATTCCAGAGCCGAGCTTTGTGGGCGTTGTGAAACAAGAGGAGGAGCGGTGTGTGGAGGAGCACGGAGCCACGGAGGACGTGGAGTTTACCGAGCTCAGCGTGG TTCCAGCAGAGGAGGTGATGACGTTCAAAATAGAGCAGCTGGACTCTGAGGAATGCCCCCAAAGCTCAGAGCCCCCCACGACTTTGCGCAGGGAGCCGGAGGAGCTGGTGTTCCAGGGTCCCGGTCCGTACAGCTCTCCCGTGCAGCAGGGACACCAGAACGTGAGCAGGTTGGTGCCATCTGCTCCGGGACAAGAGGGTCTTGGTGAAAACAACGCTGTCACATTCTACGGACAAAACTGTCCCAGCAGGAGACCTCACTCGTGTACCACGTGTGGGAAGGGCTGCTGTCTGAGGGAGATGCTGGCGGCTCACCAGGAGAGCCACGGCGCACAGTGCTGCAGTGAGCACACTGGAGACGAGGAGGGATTCCTCCATCAGCAGCATCCATGGACCCACGTGGAGGAGAGGACCTGCATGGAGGAGAGGACCTGCATGGCCATGGAGAGGTTAAGGCAAAGCCAGAATGCAAAAGCCCATGCCAGCATCCCTCCCACGGACAAGGTGTACATCAATCCAAGGTGCATGAGAAGCGTCAACACCAACGGCAGCTACAAACCAAGTCAGAGTAGCCACCCTCGGGGGAGGCCTTACAAGTGTGAGAAGTGCCAGGAGTGGTTCTACCAAAAGAAAACCCTCGTCATCCACCGGCGTACGCACTCGGGCCGGAGCAGAGGGGTCCTTGGCTGCTCGTACTGCGGGAAGACCTTCAGCCACCCCTCCAACCTGGTCCGGCACCAGAGGATCCACACCGGGGAGAGGCCGTACCAGTGCAACGAGTGCCCGAAGCGCTTCACCCAGAAGCAGCACCTGCTCCAGCACGAGAAGATCCACCAGCGCGAGAGGAGCCGCGTGGGCACGCAGGGCGCGAGGAAGGCGACGCTGCACAGC ACGATCCCCGATCCCTCCCGGCTCAGAAGATCCCCCATCCCTCCCGGCTCAGAAGATCCCCGATCCCCCCCGGCTCAGACGCTCCCCAATCCCCCCTGCTCAGACGCTCTCCGCTCCGCCCCGCTCAAACGATCCCCGATCCCCCCGACCCAGACGATCCCCGATCCCTCCCGGCTCAGAAGATCCCCGATCCCCCCCGGCTCAGACGCTCTCCGCTCCGCCCCGCTCAGACGATCCCCGATCCCCCCGACCCAGACGATCCCCGATCCCCCCGACCCAGACGATCCCCGATCCCGCCGGCTCAGACGCTCCCCGATCCCCCCGACCCAGACGATCCCCGATCCCTCCCGGCTCAGACGATCCCCGATCCCGCCGGCTCAGACgctccccgctccgccccggccCGGTGCCGGGCCCTCCCGCCGGGGGGCGCCGCAGTGCGCGGCGCAGAGCGGCCGGCAGGGAGcgctgcggggcgggcggcggccgggccgct CAGCGGCCATGGCCGGGCCGCGGCTCGGGCGAGCGGAGGCGGTGGCGGCGCGGCTGCTCCGGCTGGAGGCGCGGCTGGCGCGGGCGGAGCGGCAGCTGCGGGGCGCGCTGGCTCTGCGCGGCCGCCTCCGGGCGCTGGAGCGGCGGCTGGAGAACGGCGGCGGGGCCCCGCGGGTGCCGGCGCGGCGCGGGCCGGCCGGGGCCGCGCGGGAGGCGGCGCGGGGCCCGGCGAGCGCGGAGGACGTGTGGGTGCAGTTCAGCGAGCGGGAGTGGCGGGCGCTGCGCGGGTGGCAGCGGGCCCTGCACCGCGCCGTGCTCCGCAGGAACTACCACATGCTGCTCCCGCACG CGCCCGACGTGCCCGGACGCGCCCAGGCCCGGGGGGGACGCGGGCAGCAGCCGTGTCGGAGCTGCGGCGACGGGGACGGGAGAGGTGACCTCGCGGAGAGCGGCACTG AAGACAGCATAATCCATattaagcaagaggaagagttgTGCGCTGCAGAtgaacaggaggaggaggctggagaagcTCCCGAAGAGCCCTGCCCAG CAGAGCAAGTGTTCTACGAGCCTGAGGAGCCAGGTCCGCCCGAGAAAGGCGAAGAGGTGGATACCAGGGAGCTGCCGGGTGCGGGGGACGAGGACCTGCCCAGAGACCCCGACCCAG GATTTCAGACTTACACAACGGATGTTTTATCGTGGATTAAACAAGAGGAGGAGCCGCGCTGCCCTGAACGGCGAGGCTCGGAGAAAGAAGAAACCTCCACAGATTCAAGTACAG TGCATGATGAAAATGCAAAGAGGGACCCTCCGGCAGATTGCTTTGAGAGCACAGCGTGTGACTTGGAGGTACCGGGAAGACCTGGAGAGAAGTTTTCCAAGGATGCTGTTCCCGGAGTAACATGGGACACTCCATGTAATTCAGAAATTATGGAGACAAACACCACGGGGAACGGCCTGGGGGGTGATGCTCGGAGCGACCGAGGATTTGCTGAGCACTTCGATTTCTTTAGCACTCAGGAAAGCAGTGTCGGGAAGAGACCATGCGAGAGAAACCCCAGccagcaggaacatcttcagaCCCCCCAGGGAGCccaagaagaggagaagagtcTCAGCGAAAGGATGTTCCACCTGCTGCACTCACAGCCGTACGCTTCGAGTGAGAAAGGGGTCGGGCagggggctgctcctgccccctGCGAGGGGCTGCCCGAGCGTGGACTAAACCCTGCGGACGGAACAAGTCTCCGTGACCACGGCGGCCTCACCGGAGAGGAGCAACCGTCTGCAGAGGGCGAGGAGAACTTCCCCGCGGAAAACCCGCCGGGCAGCCCCTGCTGGGATCCGCGACCGGACAAGCCGGGGCCGTGGGGCCGGTGCCGGCAGCACTCGGGGGGCAGCCCCGCGAaccagcagcagggccagggcaggggcaAGTCCTACATCTGCAGCGACTGCGGGAAAAGCTTCGTTTGCCATTCCTGGCTCGTCAGGCACCAGATGACTCACACGGGAGAGAGGCCCTACAAGTGCTCCGAGTGCGACAAAAGCTACCGGAGGAAGGATTATCTGCTAAACCACCAGCGCCAGCACTCTGGGGAGAGGCTCTTCCAGTGTCCCCTCTGCAGGAAAAGGTTTGTGCGCAGGAGGAGTTTCATGAAGCACCAGGAAAGTCACGTCCAAGAAACGCACCTGACGTTGGGGGGTTGGCCTTGCACGGAGCTCCGGGGGTCTGTGATGCACTCCATCTAG